The Saxibacter everestensis genome has a window encoding:
- a CDS encoding DNA-processing protein DprA produces the protein MTASDVERLARAGLSRLAEPGDETAWALVQVLGAVGALELIRSNRPAPRKLSFAVARQLAGLGEGPSSERPGAEGLLSDELAYHPELAGFMPHLGRGLQRWRPRVPDLNPERDLATVARFGGRLVIPGDDEWPERLRDLGPTEPLALWVRGAPSLSDAVRESVALVGSRHASAYGRALAADWAYGLVDRGYCVVSGGAYGIDAQAHVGALNVGESAGVPTVSFLAGGIDRFYPGGNTSLFDQILENGLIVAEAAPGCSPRKFRFLLRNRLIAASSRATVVIEAGWRSGALNTAHQAAELMRPVGAVPGSVFAATSAGCHRLLREACAICVTDISELVELAGPLTVTAPAAPAMLPFEAAAERRASDALLPADARLLDALPVRQYVDVTALQKSAGMSLTEVRSGLSRLELAELAARAGTGWRRTTRR, from the coding sequence ATGACGGCATCTGACGTCGAACGACTGGCCCGGGCCGGGCTGTCCCGACTGGCAGAACCGGGCGACGAGACTGCCTGGGCACTGGTCCAGGTGCTCGGTGCAGTCGGGGCGCTCGAACTGATCAGGTCGAATCGGCCGGCGCCACGGAAGCTGAGCTTCGCCGTTGCCCGACAGCTCGCTGGATTGGGAGAGGGCCCTTCCTCCGAGAGACCTGGTGCCGAGGGCTTGCTCAGCGACGAGCTGGCCTACCATCCGGAGCTTGCCGGGTTCATGCCCCATCTGGGCAGGGGATTGCAAAGGTGGCGGCCCCGGGTGCCCGATCTCAACCCGGAACGCGATCTTGCCACCGTGGCGCGGTTTGGCGGACGCCTTGTCATTCCGGGCGATGATGAGTGGCCAGAACGGCTGCGCGACCTCGGCCCGACCGAACCACTGGCCCTATGGGTTCGAGGTGCGCCAAGTCTGTCGGACGCGGTGCGGGAATCCGTTGCCCTGGTCGGTTCCAGGCACGCATCGGCATACGGGCGGGCGTTGGCTGCCGACTGGGCTTACGGACTGGTTGACCGAGGGTACTGTGTGGTTTCCGGCGGTGCCTACGGCATTGACGCCCAGGCACATGTTGGTGCGCTCAATGTGGGGGAGTCAGCTGGTGTCCCGACCGTGTCGTTTCTTGCCGGCGGCATCGATCGCTTTTACCCGGGCGGGAATACTTCCCTGTTCGACCAGATCCTCGAGAACGGGCTGATCGTGGCCGAAGCAGCACCGGGCTGTTCGCCGCGGAAGTTCCGGTTCCTGTTGCGGAACAGGCTGATCGCCGCGTCGTCGCGGGCCACGGTGGTTATCGAAGCCGGTTGGCGTTCAGGTGCGCTGAATACCGCGCATCAGGCTGCCGAGCTGATGCGGCCGGTCGGTGCGGTTCCTGGGTCGGTCTTCGCGGCCACTTCGGCGGGCTGCCACCGGCTGCTGCGCGAGGCCTGCGCGATATGCGTCACCGATATTAGCGAGCTTGTGGAACTTGCCGGTCCGCTCACAGTCACCGCGCCCGCCGCGCCGGCAATGCTCCCCTTCGAGGCGGCGGCCGAACGTCGGGCGTCAGACGCACTGTTGCCAGCGGACGCCAGGCTGCTCGATGCACTGCCGGTGCGGCAGTACGTCGATGTCACCGCGCTGCAGAAGTCCGCCGGGATGTCGCTGACCGAGGTGCGTTCCGGGCTGTCCCGCCTGGAACTGGCAGAACTGGCAGCTCGAGCCGGAACCGGCTGGCGGCGGACCACCCGGCGCTGA
- the frr gene encoding ribosome recycling factor, with the protein MIQETLGDARTKMDKAVEVAKEDFSTIRTGRANPSLFSRVVVDYYGSPTPLQQLASFQNPEARTLVITPYDRSSLGAIEDALRNSDIGANPSNDGNIIRVVLPELTEERRKEYVKVVRTKAEDAKIAIRSVRRKAKEELDRIQKDGEAGEDEVTRGANELESITKKHVELVDQLLSSKETELLEV; encoded by the coding sequence GTGATTCAGGAAACTCTGGGCGACGCCAGGACGAAGATGGACAAGGCCGTTGAGGTCGCGAAAGAAGACTTCAGTACCATCCGGACCGGCCGCGCCAACCCGTCGCTGTTCTCCAGGGTGGTCGTTGACTACTACGGTTCGCCGACGCCACTTCAGCAGCTAGCATCCTTCCAGAACCCTGAAGCGCGCACCCTGGTGATCACCCCCTACGACCGAAGCAGCCTCGGAGCGATTGAAGACGCCCTGCGTAACTCTGACATCGGCGCGAACCCGTCGAACGACGGCAACATCATCCGGGTCGTGCTCCCTGAGCTGACCGAGGAGCGTCGTAAAGAGTACGTCAAGGTGGTTCGCACCAAGGCCGAAGATGCGAAGATCGCGATCCGAAGCGTCCGGCGCAAGGCCAAAGAAGAACTTGACCGGATCCAGAAAGACGGCGAAGCGGGCGAGGACGAGGTGACCCGGGGCGCCAACGAACTCGAATCCATCACCAAGAAGCACGTCGAACTCGTCGACCAGCTGCTGTCCTCCAAGGAGACCGAACTTCTGGAGGTCTAG
- a CDS encoding peptidoglycan DD-metalloendopeptidase family protein — MVLLLRRLSTFCLRSALQRSALQRSATAAPSAAGRRSATAAPSAAGRRCRGLLLVGFTLLIVIADAQLGCPVAASTRPVAAAAGAGSAAEVGMPSAQEAPERWEWPLFPVPEVLRAFDAPVQNWLPGHRGVDLSADPGQVVLAPAAGIVSFAGTVVDRPVVTLSVDGGTKISFEPVAARVKAGKRVEAGQVIGTIDAAESHCVGCLHWGVRKEGRYLDPMSFVMNTDSSILLPRQREPKPDPKPESGSGPMAWGGHRNGQIPKSALCPISHAPHQFLRCDAARSVAAMNAAFRSRFGVDLVITDAYRDLATQRLLKRTKPHLSATPGKSNHGWGLAIDFGGGINRFGSAQHVWMREHAGKYGWSHPAWARAGGSKPEAWHWEFRN, encoded by the coding sequence ATGGTTCTTCTGCTTCGTCGACTGAGCACGTTCTGCCTGCGCTCGGCGCTACAGCGCTCGGCGCTACAGCGCTCGGCAACTGCCGCACCCTCGGCGGCAGGGCGGCGCTCGGCAACTGCCGCCCCCTCGGCGGCAGGGCGGCGATGTCGCGGACTTCTGCTGGTCGGTTTCACGCTGCTGATCGTTATTGCCGACGCTCAGTTGGGGTGCCCGGTAGCTGCGTCGACCCGCCCGGTAGCTGCGGCGGCGGGCGCTGGGTCTGCCGCCGAAGTTGGGATGCCATCGGCTCAGGAAGCGCCGGAGCGCTGGGAGTGGCCGTTGTTTCCGGTGCCGGAAGTGCTTCGGGCGTTCGACGCGCCCGTGCAGAACTGGCTTCCCGGGCATCGCGGCGTCGACCTTTCTGCCGATCCAGGGCAGGTCGTCCTTGCGCCGGCAGCCGGGATCGTCTCGTTTGCCGGCACAGTCGTCGATCGTCCCGTTGTCACGCTGAGCGTGGATGGCGGCACGAAGATCAGTTTCGAACCCGTGGCCGCGCGGGTCAAGGCGGGCAAGAGGGTCGAAGCCGGCCAAGTGATCGGCACCATCGATGCAGCTGAGTCCCATTGCGTCGGCTGTCTTCACTGGGGCGTGCGGAAGGAAGGCAGATACCTCGATCCGATGTCTTTTGTGATGAACACCGATTCGTCCATCCTGTTGCCGCGGCAACGTGAGCCGAAGCCCGATCCCAAGCCGGAATCCGGGTCCGGCCCGATGGCCTGGGGCGGACACCGGAACGGGCAGATACCGAAATCAGCACTATGTCCGATCTCGCATGCGCCGCACCAGTTTCTCAGGTGTGATGCGGCCCGCTCGGTGGCAGCGATGAACGCCGCGTTCCGCTCCCGGTTCGGCGTTGACCTGGTTATCACCGATGCCTACCGCGACCTTGCCACTCAGCGACTGCTCAAACGCACCAAACCACACCTTTCGGCGACACCGGGCAAATCGAACCACGGCTGGGGACTCGCCATCGATTTCGGCGGCGGAATCAATCGTTTCGGATCTGCGCAACACGTTTGGATGCGGGAACATGCCGGCAAGTATGGCTGGTCCCACCCGGCCTGGGCTCGAGCGGGAGGATCCAAGCCCGAGGCGTGGCATTGGGAGTTCCGAAACTAG
- a CDS encoding tyrosine recombinase XerC → MTGAKGELESSARAASSADRPPAEGRDTPLPEPFAAAISRFSRHLSAERNRSANTVRAYLADVEHALRFAAAQGCDDFDLIDLGLLRTWLGTIAEAGLARSSIGRRAAAVRTFFSWCRRESLIEIDPSSRLKAPKQERRLPSVLKAGQATDLMDVAADRASETGGKQPEHLRDRAALEILYATGIRVSELVGLDIDDIDADRRLLKVIGKGNKERAVPYGVPASVALDDWLRRGRPALVTEQSPPAVFLGARGGRIDQRRIRDVLHRLLAQVPDAIDTSPHGLRHSAATHLLDGGADLRSVQELLGHSSLATTQIYTQVSMERLTSSYRQAHPRA, encoded by the coding sequence ATGACCGGCGCCAAGGGGGAGCTCGAAAGCTCCGCCCGTGCAGCATCATCCGCCGACCGACCACCAGCCGAAGGCCGCGACACTCCGCTGCCCGAGCCATTCGCTGCCGCTATTAGCCGATTCAGCCGGCATCTGAGCGCGGAGCGCAACCGCTCAGCCAATACGGTCCGCGCCTACCTGGCCGACGTCGAGCATGCGCTCCGCTTCGCTGCCGCCCAGGGTTGCGACGACTTCGACCTGATCGATCTTGGCCTCTTACGCACCTGGCTGGGCACTATCGCCGAAGCCGGCCTGGCCAGAAGCTCCATCGGCCGGCGAGCGGCCGCCGTCCGAACGTTCTTTTCCTGGTGCCGACGTGAATCGCTGATTGAGATCGACCCCAGCTCACGGTTGAAGGCACCGAAACAGGAACGGCGGCTACCATCGGTGCTCAAGGCCGGCCAGGCTACAGACTTAATGGATGTCGCCGCGGATCGCGCATCGGAGACCGGTGGCAAACAACCCGAACACCTCCGAGACCGCGCCGCCCTTGAGATTCTGTATGCCACCGGCATTCGCGTCTCGGAACTTGTCGGCCTGGACATCGACGATATTGACGCCGATCGACGCCTGCTGAAGGTGATCGGCAAGGGCAACAAGGAACGGGCAGTTCCCTACGGCGTGCCCGCTTCCGTCGCTCTCGATGACTGGCTGCGCCGAGGCCGTCCGGCACTCGTGACGGAGCAATCGCCGCCTGCCGTGTTCCTCGGTGCGCGCGGCGGTCGAATCGACCAGCGCCGGATCCGTGACGTGCTGCACCGACTGCTCGCACAGGTGCCCGACGCCATTGACACCTCGCCACATGGTCTGCGGCACTCTGCTGCCACGCACCTGCTTGATGGCGGCGCGGACCTGCGCAGCGTCCAGGAGTTGCTAGGTCACTCGAGCCTGGCAACTACCCAGATTTACACCCAGGTCTCGATGGAACGATTGACATCTAGTTACCGTCAGGCCCACCCCAGAGCGTAA
- a CDS encoding histidine phosphatase family protein, translating to MRLHLVRHGAPLIDQDREPASWDLDPAGHDDIDRLLASGVLPDDARWISSTEPKALQTAERLTSTPVLQVEQLGEQRRPNTWVKDFAIHIHRALVTEDMPVAEGWEPARETRSRITDAVARLEADADGQDLVLVGHSTPWLLLVSELTGAPVDLAAWERLLMPDHCILERGVLVQGWGAWREDAAS from the coding sequence ATGCGACTTCACTTAGTACGTCACGGCGCACCGCTTATCGACCAGGATCGGGAGCCCGCGAGCTGGGACCTCGATCCTGCGGGGCACGACGACATCGACCGGCTGCTGGCAAGCGGCGTCCTTCCGGACGACGCTCGCTGGATCTCTTCCACCGAGCCGAAGGCGCTGCAGACAGCAGAGCGGCTGACCTCCACGCCCGTCCTCCAGGTCGAGCAGCTCGGCGAACAGCGGCGGCCCAACACCTGGGTCAAGGATTTCGCCATCCACATCCACCGGGCACTTGTCACCGAGGACATGCCGGTGGCCGAGGGCTGGGAGCCGGCGCGGGAAACCAGGAGTCGGATCACCGACGCGGTCGCCAGGCTTGAGGCCGACGCCGACGGCCAGGATCTGGTGCTGGTCGGACATAGCACGCCGTGGTTGCTGCTGGTCAGCGAGCTGACCGGCGCGCCGGTCGATCTGGCCGCCTGGGAGCGACTGCTGATGCCGGATCACTGCATTCTCGAGCGCGGAGTATTGGTTCAGGGTTGGGGCGCGTGGCGGGAGGACGCAGCCTCGTGA
- the rpsB gene encoding 30S ribosomal protein S2, protein MAVVTIRQLLDSGVHFGHQTRRWNPKMKRFIFTERNGIYIIDLQQSLSYIDRAYEFVKETVSHGGSVLFVGTKKQAQEAIAEQAQRVGQPYVNQRWLGGMLTNFQTVSKRLRKLKELEELDFDDVAGSGKTKKELLILRREKDKLSKTLGGIRDMTKTPSAVWIVDTKKEHLAVDECKKLGVPIIAILDTNCDPDEVDYKIPGNDDAIRSVALLTRVVADAVAEGLIARHNKASGQGEKNVSAVELEPLAEWERELLEGSGDKGQTAPAAETAEAPETAETAETTEAPAAEAAKAAETAEAPAAEASDAAETPAATEAPAAETPAADAEGSTEDK, encoded by the coding sequence ATGGCCGTCGTCACCATCCGCCAGCTGCTCGACAGCGGCGTACACTTCGGGCACCAGACCCGTCGCTGGAACCCAAAGATGAAGCGCTTCATTTTCACCGAGCGCAATGGCATCTACATCATTGACCTGCAGCAGTCGCTGTCCTACATCGATCGTGCCTACGAGTTCGTCAAGGAAACCGTCTCCCACGGCGGATCCGTGCTCTTCGTCGGCACCAAGAAGCAGGCACAGGAAGCAATTGCCGAGCAGGCTCAGCGCGTTGGCCAGCCATACGTCAACCAGCGCTGGCTCGGCGGTATGCTCACCAACTTCCAGACAGTCTCCAAGCGTCTGCGCAAGCTGAAAGAACTCGAAGAACTCGACTTCGACGATGTTGCCGGTTCCGGCAAGACCAAGAAGGAACTGCTCATCCTTCGTCGCGAGAAGGACAAACTGTCGAAGACCCTCGGCGGTATCCGCGACATGACCAAGACGCCTTCCGCGGTGTGGATCGTTGACACCAAGAAGGAACACCTCGCGGTTGACGAGTGCAAGAAGCTGGGCGTGCCCATCATCGCCATCCTGGACACCAACTGTGACCCGGACGAAGTCGATTACAAGATCCCAGGCAACGACGACGCCATTCGCTCGGTTGCCCTGCTGACCCGCGTCGTCGCCGACGCTGTTGCCGAGGGTCTGATCGCCCGGCACAACAAGGCAAGCGGACAGGGTGAAAAGAACGTTTCGGCCGTAGAGCTGGAGCCACTGGCCGAATGGGAGCGCGAACTCCTTGAAGGCTCCGGCGACAAGGGCCAGACGGCTCCTGCAGCCGAAACGGCCGAGGCTCCTGAAACGGCAGAGACAGCCGAAACGACAGAGGCCCCTGCAGCCGAAGCGGCAAAGGCAGCCGAAACGGCAGAGGCTCCTGCGGCTGAAGCAAGCGACGCAGCCGAGACACCGGCCGCAACCGAGGCTCCCGCAGCCGAGACGCCGGCCGCTGACGCCGAAGGCTCGACCGAGGACAAGTAA
- the tsf gene encoding translation elongation factor Ts — MKNFTAADIKALREKTGAGMLDVKKALDEADGDQSKAIEILRVKGLKGVTKREGRSTTDGLVAAHVDGGVGVLVEVNSETDFVAKSDKFIALANQVLDLAVKTGVESADALLATEVDGKTVKDLIDEGGATLGEKVVLRRVARVTGDKVEAYLHRTNKDLPPQVGVLLGYKGDDTEAAHDVAVHIAAFAPKYFDREEVPAGDVENERRIADETARNEGKPEAALPKIVEGRVNGFFKENVLLDQPFAKDNKKSVAKVLEEAGVTASSFARFRVGA; from the coding sequence GTGAAGAATTTCACGGCTGCAGACATTAAGGCACTGCGCGAGAAGACCGGCGCCGGCATGCTCGACGTCAAGAAGGCTCTCGACGAGGCAGACGGCGACCAGTCGAAAGCCATCGAGATCCTGCGCGTCAAGGGCCTCAAAGGCGTCACGAAGCGCGAAGGCCGCTCCACCACCGACGGGCTCGTTGCCGCGCACGTCGATGGCGGCGTAGGCGTTCTCGTCGAGGTGAACTCGGAGACGGACTTCGTAGCGAAGTCCGACAAGTTCATCGCGCTCGCCAACCAGGTACTCGACCTGGCCGTCAAGACCGGCGTCGAGTCCGCTGACGCACTGCTGGCGACCGAGGTCGACGGCAAGACGGTCAAGGACCTGATCGACGAGGGTGGAGCCACCCTCGGCGAGAAGGTTGTGCTCCGCCGCGTCGCCCGGGTAACCGGCGACAAGGTCGAGGCATACCTGCACCGCACGAACAAGGATCTGCCTCCGCAGGTCGGCGTTCTGCTCGGCTACAAGGGTGATGACACCGAGGCCGCGCACGACGTCGCGGTTCACATTGCTGCGTTCGCACCGAAGTACTTCGACCGTGAGGAAGTTCCCGCGGGCGACGTCGAGAACGAACGCCGGATCGCCGACGAGACAGCACGTAACGAAGGCAAGCCAGAGGCTGCGCTGCCGAAGATCGTTGAAGGCCGGGTCAACGGATTCTTCAAGGAGAACGTGCTGCTCGATCAGCCTTTCGCCAAGGACAATAAGAAGTCCGTCGCCAAGGTGCTCGAAGAGGCAGGCGTAACCGCCAGCAGCTTTGCCCGGTTCCGCGTAGGCGCATAA
- the pyrH gene encoding UMP kinase: protein MLPEPAEKISRRRVLLKLSGEVFGAGSVGVNPDVVARVAKEIASVVEDVEVSIVVGGGNFFRGAELSQRGMERTRADYMGMLGTVMNCLALQDFLEQAGVDTRVQTAITMGQVAESYIPRRAIRHMEKGRVVIFGAGAGMPFFSTDTVAAQRALEIKADEVLLAKNGVDGVYTADPRKDPSATKIDSITYSEALAQGLQFADRTAFTLCMDNDLPMVVFGMEGDGNLSRALRGERIGTVVEAG, encoded by the coding sequence ATGCTTCCGGAACCAGCAGAGAAAATCAGTCGACGACGCGTATTGCTTAAGCTTTCCGGAGAGGTCTTCGGAGCGGGATCGGTCGGAGTCAACCCGGACGTCGTTGCACGGGTCGCCAAGGAAATCGCCAGCGTCGTCGAAGACGTCGAAGTGTCGATCGTCGTCGGCGGCGGAAACTTCTTCCGCGGCGCGGAGCTGTCCCAACGCGGCATGGAACGCACCCGCGCCGACTACATGGGAATGCTGGGCACCGTGATGAACTGTCTCGCGCTGCAGGACTTCCTCGAGCAGGCCGGTGTGGACACCCGCGTGCAGACCGCCATCACAATGGGGCAGGTCGCCGAAAGCTACATTCCGCGCCGCGCAATTCGCCATATGGAAAAGGGACGGGTCGTCATCTTCGGCGCCGGCGCCGGCATGCCGTTCTTCTCCACCGACACCGTCGCAGCCCAGCGCGCGCTGGAAATCAAGGCCGACGAGGTCCTGCTGGCAAAGAACGGCGTCGACGGCGTTTACACCGCGGATCCGCGAAAAGACCCCTCCGCAACAAAGATCGATTCGATAACGTATTCCGAGGCATTGGCCCAGGGACTGCAGTTTGCCGACCGTACGGCGTTTACGCTGTGCATGGACAACGATTTACCGATGGTGGTGTTCGGTATGGAGGGTGACGGTAACCTGAGTAGGGCGCTACGGGGCGAACGAATCGGCACCGTCGTCGAGGCCGGCTGA
- a CDS encoding phosphatidate cytidylyltransferase translates to MMSSSPEVSRSHGRRRAEPLVIDHGRAGRDLTSAIIVGALIGATVLCSLLIMPDLYVLVVIAGVMAALWELGAALNRTGARVARVPAMVGGACMVVATHFGGAEALWVSFALACGAILLWGVLERKPQAVKDVSLGIFAIGYVALLACFTVLMLEHPEGWARVLIFLALVVASDLGGYIIGIFFGKHPIATKISPKKSWEGFAGSAVFGIGIGLWLVPWLLDGPWWIAVVLGLVMPVTATLGDFAESMIKRDLRLKDMGTLLPGHGGVMDRLDSILPAAPVAYLLFMILPGMN, encoded by the coding sequence ATGATGTCCTCCTCGCCGGAAGTTTCCCGGTCGCACGGCCGCCGACGGGCTGAACCACTCGTCATCGATCACGGACGGGCCGGAAGAGACCTCACATCTGCGATCATCGTCGGCGCCCTGATCGGGGCGACTGTGCTCTGCTCCTTGCTGATCATGCCGGACCTGTACGTTCTGGTGGTGATTGCCGGCGTGATGGCGGCGCTCTGGGAACTAGGCGCCGCGCTGAACCGCACCGGCGCGCGGGTTGCCCGGGTTCCGGCGATGGTCGGCGGCGCGTGCATGGTCGTCGCAACGCACTTCGGCGGAGCAGAAGCACTCTGGGTCAGCTTCGCCCTCGCCTGCGGCGCGATCCTGCTCTGGGGAGTTCTGGAGCGCAAGCCGCAGGCGGTCAAGGACGTCAGCCTCGGTATCTTCGCCATCGGCTATGTCGCCCTGCTGGCCTGCTTCACTGTGCTGATGCTGGAGCATCCCGAGGGCTGGGCAAGGGTACTGATCTTCCTCGCGCTCGTCGTCGCCAGCGATCTCGGCGGCTACATCATCGGAATCTTCTTCGGCAAGCATCCGATCGCAACGAAGATCAGCCCGAAGAAGTCCTGGGAAGGCTTCGCAGGTTCGGCAGTCTTCGGGATCGGCATCGGGCTGTGGCTGGTGCCGTGGCTGTTGGATGGCCCCTGGTGGATCGCCGTCGTACTCGGGCTGGTTATGCCGGTCACCGCCACGCTCGGCGATTTCGCCGAATCGATGATCAAACGGGACCTCCGCCTCAAGGACATGGGCACACTGCTGCCCGGCCACGGCGGCGTGATGGATCGGCTGGATTCTATTCTGCCCGCCGCTCCTGTGGCCTACCTGCTCTTCATGATCCTCCCCGGAATGAACTAG
- the rlmN gene encoding 23S rRNA (adenine(2503)-C(2))-methyltransferase RlmN, with amino-acid sequence MMSTTETQVTPNAGDRPLLQFRSPRRKKPPQHLADLTLAERQERAGELGVQGFRAKQLSQHYFGHNTVDPEEMTDLPKSTREQLVGEMLPPLLHKVHQLRTDDGNTIKFLWKLFDGALVESVLMRYPGRITLCVSSQAGCGMNCPFCATGQAGLTRNMSTAEIVHQVIEANRVIAAGDLSGLARGDDAPADKVTNIVFMGMGEPLANYKSVMAAVRRFVSDVPEGLGLSARHITVSTVGLVPAINKLAAEDIPVTFALSLHAPDDELRDEIIPVNTRWKVDEALDAAYNYFVQTGRRVSIEYALIKNMNDHGWRADLLAKKLNKRGRGWVHVNPIPLNPTPGSIWTASEPSVEAEFIRRLRDAGIPTTLRDTRGREIDGACGQLAAAE; translated from the coding sequence ATGATGTCTACCACCGAAACGCAAGTCACGCCCAATGCCGGCGATCGCCCGCTGCTGCAGTTCCGATCGCCGCGGCGCAAGAAGCCGCCGCAGCACCTGGCCGACCTGACCCTGGCCGAGCGTCAGGAGAGGGCCGGGGAGCTCGGCGTCCAGGGGTTTCGGGCCAAGCAGCTCTCGCAGCACTACTTCGGGCACAACACTGTCGATCCCGAAGAGATGACCGATCTGCCGAAGAGCACCAGGGAACAGCTGGTCGGCGAGATGCTGCCGCCTCTGCTGCACAAGGTGCATCAGCTGCGCACCGATGACGGCAACACGATCAAGTTCCTCTGGAAGCTGTTCGACGGAGCGCTGGTCGAATCCGTTCTGATGCGCTACCCGGGACGCATCACGCTGTGCGTCTCGAGCCAGGCGGGCTGCGGGATGAACTGCCCCTTCTGTGCGACCGGGCAGGCTGGGCTGACCCGCAACATGTCGACGGCCGAAATCGTCCATCAGGTGATCGAGGCGAACCGGGTGATCGCCGCGGGCGACCTGAGCGGACTGGCCAGGGGCGATGACGCTCCGGCCGACAAGGTCACGAACATCGTCTTCATGGGTATGGGGGAGCCGCTGGCAAACTACAAGTCGGTTATGGCCGCGGTTCGCCGATTCGTTTCGGACGTTCCCGAAGGGCTGGGGCTCTCCGCCCGCCACATCACTGTGTCCACCGTCGGACTTGTTCCGGCGATCAACAAGCTGGCCGCGGAAGACATCCCAGTGACGTTCGCCCTTTCCCTGCATGCTCCCGACGACGAGCTGCGCGACGAGATCATTCCAGTGAATACCCGTTGGAAAGTTGACGAGGCGCTGGACGCGGCTTACAACTATTTTGTGCAAACCGGTCGTCGCGTCAGCATCGAGTACGCCCTGATCAAGAATATGAACGATCACGGCTGGCGGGCCGACCTGTTGGCGAAGAAACTCAATAAGCGCGGGCGCGGCTGGGTTCATGTCAACCCGATTCCGCTCAACCCGACCCCTGGCTCGATCTGGACGGCATCCGAGCCAAGCGTCGAGGCGGAGTTCATCCGGCGGCTGCGCGACGCGGGGATCCCCACCACGCTGAGGGACACCCGCGGACGAGAAATTGACGGAGCATGCGGCCAGCTGGCGGCGGCGGAGTAA
- a CDS encoding FAD-binding oxidoreductase: MNPEQIIEALASLVAADRLVTDPDVMAGYLHDEAEWAEYEPAAAVVRPRTTEDVAAVVRWCFANRVAVVPRGAGTGLSGGANALAGCIVLAFDAMNSVLEINTDERLAVVQPGVVNDDLRAAVAVDGLWYPPDPASAPWSTIGGNVATNAGGVCCVKYGVTGDYVLGLEVVTGTGEIVRLGRRTAKGVAGYDLRGLMIGSEGTLGVITEVTVSLRPARAAERTIAGYFDSVVDAGLAVSLVSASGVIPSALELIDRHCLKAVDDWKNMGLSVDANVVLLGRCDTPGQAGDVEAATIERCFTEGGATWAAVSTDQEEADALFAARRLAYPALERLGPVLTEDVCVPKALVPEMLARIEAAAVRHDTLIANIAHAGDGNLHPLLITPVGDTAARHRAQSAFEEIIADAIALGGTVTGEHGIGLLKRDGLRAELQPAVLDMHSAIKTALDPAGILNPGKVFSAATVAATLQAEPHIVEQ; the protein is encoded by the coding sequence GTGAACCCAGAACAGATCATCGAGGCGCTGGCATCGCTCGTCGCTGCCGACAGGCTGGTCACCGACCCGGACGTCATGGCCGGCTACCTGCACGACGAGGCAGAGTGGGCCGAGTATGAGCCAGCGGCTGCGGTGGTGCGTCCCCGTACCACCGAGGACGTCGCTGCCGTCGTGCGCTGGTGCTTCGCCAACCGGGTGGCTGTTGTGCCCCGCGGCGCGGGAACCGGACTTTCCGGCGGTGCGAACGCCCTGGCCGGTTGCATCGTGCTGGCTTTTGACGCAATGAACTCGGTGCTGGAAATCAATACCGACGAGCGCCTCGCCGTGGTTCAGCCCGGAGTGGTGAACGATGACCTTCGAGCCGCCGTCGCCGTCGACGGGCTCTGGTACCCGCCGGACCCGGCCAGTGCCCCCTGGTCCACGATCGGTGGCAACGTCGCCACTAATGCCGGCGGCGTCTGCTGCGTCAAGTACGGGGTCACCGGAGATTACGTGCTCGGACTTGAGGTCGTCACCGGCACCGGCGAGATAGTGCGGCTTGGCCGACGAACCGCGAAGGGAGTCGCGGGATACGATTTGCGCGGCCTGATGATCGGCTCCGAGGGCACGCTTGGCGTCATCACCGAGGTGACCGTGAGCCTGCGTCCGGCCCGTGCGGCGGAGCGCACCATCGCCGGCTACTTCGATTCGGTTGTCGACGCAGGCCTCGCAGTCAGCTTGGTCTCGGCGTCCGGCGTCATCCCGTCCGCGCTGGAACTGATCGACCGGCATTGCCTGAAGGCGGTAGACGACTGGAAGAACATGGGTCTCTCCGTCGATGCGAACGTCGTGCTGCTCGGCCGCTGTGACACTCCCGGCCAGGCCGGCGATGTCGAAGCTGCCACGATCGAGCGCTGCTTCACCGAGGGCGGGGCGACCTGGGCGGCGGTGTCGACCGACCAGGAAGAAGCGGATGCGTTGTTCGCTGCCAGGCGGCTGGCCTATCCAGCTCTGGAAAGACTCGGGCCGGTGCTCACCGAGGATGTCTGTGTACCCAAGGCTCTCGTTCCGGAGATGCTGGCCCGAATCGAGGCCGCCGCGGTCCGGCACGACACTCTGATCGCCAATATTGCGCACGCCGGCGACGGCAACCTGCACCCCTTGCTGATCACACCGGTCGGCGACACCGCTGCCCGGCACCGGGCCCAGTCCGCCTTCGAGGAGATCATCGCAGACGCGATAGCCCTCGGCGGAACCGTCACCGGTGAACACGGAATCGGCCTGTTGAAGCGGGACGGGCTGCGCGCGGAATTACAGCCGGCCGTGCTGGACATGCATTCAGCGATCAAAACCGCACTCGATCCGGCCGGCATTCTGAATCCCGGCAAGGTTTTCAGCGCCGCGACTGTCGCGGCGACGTTACAGGCCGAGCCGCACATCGTGGAACAATAG